One segment of Oreochromis niloticus isolate F11D_XX linkage group LG8, O_niloticus_UMD_NMBU, whole genome shotgun sequence DNA contains the following:
- the LOC100705690 gene encoding transmembrane protein 100, with the protein MAHLFLASKITMPDDLHGKGGGGRVPRSAMKVPPSISAEKLSRDKPRRDRRVVVTTHVPHVNEVQLTAATGGAEMSCYRCTIPFGVVVLIAGIVVTAVAYTFNSHGSTITVLGLVLLSVGLGLLGASAICWKVRQKKKKDKRRESQTALMASHGYCVV; encoded by the coding sequence ATGGCTCACCTGTTCCTCGCCAGCAAGATCACAATGCCCGATGACCTCCACGGCAAAGGCGGTGGTGGCAGGGTTCCCCGGAGCGCCATGAAGGTGCCGCCGTCCATCTCCGCCGAGAAGCTGAGCCGGGACAAGCCCAGGAGGGATCGTAGGGTCGTCGTGACGACGCACGTCCCGCACGTTAACGAAGTCCAGCTTACAGCGGCGACGGGTGGCGCCGAGATGTCCTGCTACCGCTGCACCATCCCGTTCGGCGTGGTGGTCCTCATCGCCGGCATCGTGGTGACGGCTGTGGCCTACACCTTCAACTCCCACGGGTCCACCATCACGGTGCTGGGACTGGTGCTGCTGTCTGTCGGGCTGGGGCTGCTGGGCGCCAGCGCCATCTGCTGGAAGGTccgacagaagaagaagaaggacaaGCGACGGGAGAGCCAGACCGCCCTCATGGCGAGCCACGGGTACTGCGTGGTCTGA